A portion of the Shewanella sp. SNU WT4 genome contains these proteins:
- the ccoP gene encoding cytochrome-c oxidase, cbb3-type subunit III codes for MSSFWSIWITVLTLIVIAGCVLLLRACSKNNTGIDEGKSMGHSFDGIEEINNPLPKWWSYMFYITVVFGLAYLALYPGLGNYKGLLGWTSSNQGIGTEQGIKAESEQAIEAAKASGMLVQYDREVASADAKFGPIFAAYANTPLEELVKNPDALKVGGRLFLQNCSQCHGSDARGSTGFPNLTDADWLYGGDLNTIKTTLLNGRNGMMPPKGGLPITDGELSGLVEYVVSLSGRPHKAELAAQGQASWMKGCFACHGMDGKGNQLIGAPNLTDDIWLYGGSRGAIDQSIVLGRHGVMPAWKDILGEDKVHVIAAYVYSLSNK; via the coding sequence ATGAGTAGCTTCTGGAGCATATGGATCACTGTTCTCACCTTAATCGTGATTGCGGGTTGTGTATTATTATTGCGTGCATGCTCTAAAAATAACACCGGCATTGACGAAGGTAAGTCAATGGGCCACAGCTTTGACGGGATTGAAGAAATCAACAATCCGCTGCCAAAGTGGTGGAGTTACATGTTTTATATCACAGTGGTATTCGGCTTAGCCTATTTAGCCCTCTACCCTGGTTTAGGTAACTATAAAGGCCTATTGGGCTGGACCAGTTCGAACCAAGGTATTGGTACTGAGCAAGGCATTAAAGCTGAATCTGAGCAAGCCATTGAAGCGGCGAAAGCCTCTGGCATGTTAGTGCAGTATGACCGTGAAGTGGCTAGTGCCGATGCTAAATTTGGCCCTATCTTCGCAGCTTACGCCAACACGCCACTGGAAGAGTTAGTTAAGAACCCGGATGCTTTGAAAGTCGGTGGCCGTTTGTTCTTACAAAACTGCTCACAATGTCATGGTTCGGATGCTCGTGGTAGCACAGGCTTCCCTAACCTGACCGATGCTGATTGGCTCTATGGCGGCGATCTCAATACCATTAAGACCACGCTCCTCAATGGTCGCAATGGCATGATGCCACCTAAAGGCGGCTTACCTATTACTGACGGCGAGCTGTCAGGGTTAGTGGAATATGTGGTGTCCTTATCTGGTCGCCCACATAAAGCTGAATTAGCGGCTCAAGGCCAAGCCAGTTGGATGAAAGGCTGTTTTGCCTGTCATGGTATGGACGGTAAAGGTAACCAGTTAATTGGTGCGCCGAACCTGACTGACGATATCTGGTTATATGGCGGCAGTCGCGGTGCGATTGACCAAAGTATCGTACTTGGTCGTCATGGTGTGATGCCTGCTTGGAAAGACATTTTAGGTGAAGATAAGGTGCATGTAATTGCCGCTTATGTTTACAGCTTGTCTAATAAGTAA
- a CDS encoding cbb3-type cytochrome c oxidase subunit 3: MDYGTLQGIITIVVMLTFVGIFAWAYSSRQKKSFEDAANLVFSDEEIQKMKDSGEQKQ, from the coding sequence ATGGATTACGGCACATTACAGGGGATCATCACTATTGTTGTAATGCTGACCTTCGTCGGTATATTTGCTTGGGCTTATAGCTCGCGTCAGAAAAAAAGTTTTGAAGACGCAGCTAATCTGGTTTTTTCTGATGAAGAAATCCAGAAAATGAAGGACTCAGGAGAGCAAAAGCAATGA
- the ccoO gene encoding cytochrome-c oxidase, cbb3-type subunit II has protein sequence MKFNHEMIEKNIGLLGILTVLAISIGGLVQITPLLFQKDTTEPVAGLRPYSALELEGRDIYIREGCYNCHSQMIRPLRAETERYGHYSVAGESVWDHPFQWGSKRTGPDLARVGGRYSDNWHEVHLIDPRAVVPQSNMPGFPWLMDNVLTGDKTAAKMEIFRGFGVPYTDADVAGAQAAVAGKTEMQAMIAYLQSLGHALK, from the coding sequence ATGAAGTTTAATCATGAAATGATTGAAAAGAATATCGGCTTGCTGGGTATTCTGACTGTGTTAGCTATCAGTATCGGTGGTTTAGTGCAAATCACCCCGCTACTGTTCCAAAAAGACACCACAGAGCCTGTGGCAGGTCTGCGTCCCTATTCAGCGTTAGAGCTTGAAGGTCGTGACATTTATATCCGTGAAGGTTGTTATAACTGTCACAGCCAAATGATCCGTCCGCTGCGTGCTGAAACTGAACGTTATGGTCACTATTCGGTGGCGGGTGAATCTGTATGGGATCATCCGTTCCAGTGGGGTTCAAAGCGTACTGGTCCTGATCTGGCGCGCGTTGGTGGTCGCTATAGCGATAACTGGCACGAAGTTCATTTAATTGATCCACGTGCCGTGGTACCTCAGTCCAACATGCCAGGCTTCCCTTGGTTGATGGATAACGTACTGACCGGTGATAAGACTGCTGCCAAAATGGAAATTTTCCGTGGTTTTGGCGTGCCTTATACCGACGCTGATGTTGCTGGAGCACAAGCGGCTGTTGCTGGAAAAACAGAAATGCAAGCCATGATTGCTTACCTGCAATCACTGGGTCATGCACTCAAATAA
- the ccoN gene encoding cytochrome-c oxidase, cbb3-type subunit I gives MMNHSQPLTGADYNYTVVRQFALTTVMWGIIGMSIGVLIAAQLIWPQLNFDTPWLTYSRLRPLHTNAVIFAFGTSALFATSYYVVQRTCQTILFAPKLAAFTFWGWQAIILSAVVTLPLGITSGKEYAELEWPIDIAITLVWVSYAVVFFGTIVKRRTSHIYVANWFFGAFIITVAVLHIVNSMAVPVSLWKSYSLYGGAVDAMVQWWYGHNAVGFLLTAGFLGMMYYFVPKQAGRPVYSYRLSIVHFWALIALYIWAGPHHLHYTALPDWTQSLGMVMSLILFAPSWGGMINGIMTLSGAWHKLRTDPVLRFLVVSLSFYGMSTFEGPMMAIKTVNALSHYTDWTIGHVHSGALGWVAMVSIGSLYHLIPVIYGHGRMYSTSLVNVHFWLATVGTVLYIVSMWISGVMQGLMWRAVNSDGTLTYSFVESLEASYPFYFVRFLGGCFFVTGMLIMAYNVFRTVKADKDTLPELSDAQAA, from the coding sequence ATAATGAATCATTCCCAGCCGTTAACAGGCGCTGATTACAATTACACCGTTGTCCGCCAATTTGCATTAACCACAGTGATGTGGGGTATTATTGGTATGTCTATCGGTGTGTTGATTGCGGCTCAGTTGATCTGGCCACAACTGAACTTTGACACCCCTTGGTTGACGTATAGTCGCTTGCGACCTCTTCATACCAATGCGGTGATTTTTGCGTTCGGAACTTCAGCCCTATTCGCCACGTCCTACTATGTAGTACAACGTACTTGTCAAACCATACTATTTGCACCTAAGTTAGCCGCATTTACGTTTTGGGGTTGGCAAGCCATCATCCTCTCAGCAGTAGTCACCTTGCCTTTAGGCATCACCAGCGGTAAAGAATACGCTGAATTGGAATGGCCTATCGATATCGCCATTACCTTAGTGTGGGTTTCTTATGCTGTGGTTTTCTTCGGTACAATAGTAAAACGCAGAACATCCCACATTTATGTGGCGAACTGGTTCTTCGGTGCGTTTATCATCACTGTCGCTGTGCTGCACATAGTTAACTCTATGGCAGTCCCTGTCAGCTTGTGGAAATCTTACTCACTTTACGGTGGCGCCGTTGATGCCATGGTGCAGTGGTGGTATGGCCACAATGCGGTAGGTTTCTTATTGACTGCAGGCTTCCTCGGTATGATGTACTACTTCGTGCCTAAGCAAGCCGGTCGCCCAGTTTACTCATACCGTTTATCGATTGTTCATTTCTGGGCATTGATAGCACTGTACATTTGGGCAGGTCCGCATCACCTTCATTATACCGCTCTGCCTGACTGGACTCAGTCATTAGGCATGGTGATGTCATTAATCTTATTCGCACCATCTTGGGGCGGTATGATTAACGGTATCATGACCTTATCAGGCGCTTGGCATAAGCTTAGAACTGACCCTGTACTGCGCTTCTTAGTGGTGTCTTTGTCATTCTACGGCATGTCGACCTTCGAAGGTCCGATGATGGCGATTAAGACAGTTAACGCCTTGTCGCATTACACTGACTGGACTATTGGTCACGTACACTCTGGTGCACTTGGCTGGGTAGCTATGGTCTCTATTGGTTCGTTATATCACTTAATTCCAGTGATCTATGGCCATGGCCGTATGTATTCGACCTCATTAGTGAATGTCCATTTCTGGTTAGCGACTGTGGGCACTGTGCTTTACATCGTTTCTATGTGGATTTCTGGGGTAATGCAGGGCTTGATGTGGCGCGCAGTGAACTCTGACGGTACTTTGACCTATAGCTTCGTTGAAAGCTTAGAAGCGTCTTACCCATTCTACTTCGTACGTTTCTTAGGTGGCTGTTTCTTCGTCACTGGTATGCTCATCATGGCATACAACGTATTCCGTACTGTTAAAGCTGACAAAGACACTCTGCCAGAGTTGTCTGATGCTCAAGCTGCTTAA
- a CDS encoding DUF3369 domain-containing protein encodes MPFQLAMKTPLFLRRRSEQTTDESNRWKILVVDDEPDVHTVTKLALSRFKLDNQGIEFINAYTSEQAKEILSVHPDIAIAFIDVVMESDHAGLELIKWIRHTLGNKRVRLILRTGQPGQAPEEEVLVNYDINDYKAKAELDSRKLTTCVFSALRSYRDLLEIDKARLQQQKQRQGLERVISSTSGLYELRSMQKFSDGLLNQLASLLEIDSEALLLTNNCLDAICDNAKLTVIAGTGKFRDLTSQKIPKDIEKLLIEAMEQKSCLYGEDYFVGYFPSRSGPVNLFYIDSMATLSDDDKRLIDLFALNVGIAFDNLLINKELEQSQSEIIIHLSYLIERRDPNATGHIRRVAEISYQLAKIIGMPEFEANLLKHAAPLHDIGKLLIDEQLLTKKGGLDDSQWHSMQQHAQLGSDILGFSDKPMVKLAAILASQHHEKYDGSGYPQGLVGEDISIHARIMALADVFDSLTHDSSYKVAWPRDEAIKYIRANSGKHFDPLLVSALIENIHVITHNT; translated from the coding sequence ATGCCATTTCAATTAGCCATGAAAACTCCACTTTTCTTACGGCGCCGCTCTGAACAAACAACAGATGAATCCAACCGCTGGAAAATCTTAGTGGTCGATGATGAGCCTGATGTTCATACCGTTACTAAACTTGCCCTTTCGCGCTTCAAACTTGACAACCAAGGCATTGAATTTATTAATGCTTATACCAGCGAGCAAGCCAAAGAAATCCTAAGTGTTCATCCTGATATTGCCATTGCTTTTATTGATGTGGTGATGGAAAGCGATCATGCTGGGCTTGAACTGATTAAATGGATTCGCCACACCTTGGGCAATAAACGGGTACGTTTAATTTTACGTACCGGCCAACCAGGGCAAGCGCCCGAAGAAGAAGTGTTGGTTAATTATGATATCAATGATTACAAAGCCAAGGCTGAACTAGACTCACGCAAACTAACCACTTGTGTGTTCTCTGCCCTGCGCTCTTATCGTGATTTGCTTGAAATTGATAAAGCGCGCTTGCAGCAACAAAAGCAGCGCCAAGGATTAGAGCGTGTCATCAGCTCAACCTCAGGTTTGTATGAACTGCGCTCGATGCAAAAATTCAGCGATGGCCTACTTAATCAATTAGCTAGCCTACTTGAAATCGACAGTGAAGCCTTATTACTCACGAACAATTGCCTCGATGCCATTTGCGATAATGCCAAATTAACTGTGATAGCTGGCACGGGCAAGTTCAGAGACTTAACTAGCCAAAAAATCCCCAAAGACATAGAGAAATTGTTAATCGAAGCGATGGAACAAAAATCATGCTTGTATGGTGAGGATTACTTCGTCGGCTATTTCCCTTCCCGCTCGGGCCCGGTCAATTTATTTTACATAGATTCGATGGCAACTCTAAGTGATGATGATAAGCGTTTGATTGATTTATTTGCGCTTAATGTCGGCATCGCGTTTGATAATCTATTAATCAATAAGGAACTTGAGCAATCACAATCGGAAATCATTATTCATCTTAGCTATCTCATTGAGCGGCGCGATCCTAATGCCACGGGTCATATTCGCCGCGTGGCTGAAATAAGTTATCAGCTGGCTAAAATAATCGGTATGCCAGAATTTGAAGCCAATTTACTCAAACATGCCGCGCCCTTGCATGACATAGGCAAATTATTGATTGATGAGCAGCTATTAACTAAAAAAGGCGGTCTAGATGACAGTCAATGGCACTCCATGCAACAACATGCGCAGCTCGGCAGCGACATTTTAGGTTTTTCCGATAAGCCCATGGTGAAACTCGCCGCGATTCTGGCAAGTCAACATCATGAAAAATACGATGGTAGTGGCTATCCACAAGGCTTAGTTGGGGAAGACATTAGTATACATGCGCGCATTATGGCGCTCGCCGATGTGTTTGACAGCTTAACCCACGACAGTAGCTATAAGGTGGCATGGCCGCGCGATGAAGCAATCAAATACATTCGTGCTAATAGTGGCAAACACTTTGACCCGTTACTGGTGAGTGCCTTGATAGAAAACATTCATGTTATCACCCATAACACTTAA
- a CDS encoding site-specific integrase gives MIYPPVMPLFETAQFFMAGNSHVNAHVTRLSLNAIDEALLVYEHAHDWLSEQLNHENNFKAYRSELTCFLHWCFDVHQASPCYFSRRDIAQYVNYCQSPPSDVIGHVTLAQFKQDKASGERFPNPAWRPFVAKKVGGVEQAYQLSENALKTKIAILSSFYTYLLGEEACDRNPAQIWMNHSRYSRNRNFALQEDDDLPAFTELQWSYVMAAAEKLAKTDPKTGERSLFLISLLYACYLRISEVSARAGFTPVMGQFRRNTQTGVWSFHVPISKGGKRRSVAISNAMMQALSRYRLSLGLSQLPTAGEDTPLFIRHRAAARGREAGVLNANLGIRQLREEVQQVINLAAEQARADDLDEDARQIANMSAHNIRHTGITHDININRRPLSHVQADAGHDSIDTTSKYLHTSQVERHQSAYGKVMDNLAGID, from the coding sequence ATGATTTATCCTCCTGTGATGCCGCTATTTGAAACGGCGCAATTTTTTATGGCGGGTAATAGCCATGTCAATGCTCATGTCACTCGTTTATCGCTTAACGCCATAGATGAAGCTCTGCTTGTCTATGAACATGCCCATGATTGGTTAAGTGAGCAGCTTAACCATGAGAATAACTTCAAAGCCTATCGCAGTGAATTGACCTGCTTTTTGCATTGGTGTTTTGATGTTCATCAAGCATCGCCTTGCTATTTTAGTCGGCGCGATATTGCCCAATATGTTAATTACTGCCAGTCACCGCCTAGTGATGTGATAGGCCATGTCACCTTGGCGCAATTTAAACAAGATAAAGCCAGTGGCGAGCGTTTTCCTAATCCTGCATGGCGCCCATTTGTGGCTAAAAAAGTCGGCGGCGTTGAGCAAGCTTATCAATTAAGTGAAAATGCGCTCAAAACCAAAATTGCCATTTTATCCTCCTTTTATACCTACTTGCTAGGTGAAGAAGCGTGCGACCGAAATCCTGCACAAATCTGGATGAACCACAGCCGCTACAGCCGCAATCGTAACTTTGCCTTGCAAGAGGATGATGATTTACCTGCATTTACTGAGCTGCAATGGTCTTATGTTATGGCCGCAGCCGAAAAGCTGGCGAAAACTGACCCTAAAACCGGTGAGCGCAGTTTGTTTCTGATTAGTTTGCTTTATGCCTGTTACCTCAGAATTTCAGAAGTATCTGCCCGCGCAGGTTTTACCCCTGTGATGGGGCAGTTTCGACGTAATACCCAAACCGGTGTGTGGTCTTTTCATGTGCCTATATCAAAAGGGGGCAAACGTCGCAGTGTGGCCATTTCCAATGCCATGATGCAGGCGTTAAGCCGTTATCGGTTATCACTGGGATTATCTCAATTGCCAACGGCTGGCGAAGACACGCCTTTGTTTATTCGCCACCGCGCCGCCGCCCGCGGCAGAGAAGCCGGTGTACTGAATGCCAACTTAGGGATCCGCCAACTGCGCGAAGAAGTGCAGCAAGTTATCAACTTAGCAGCCGAGCAGGCTAGGGCGGATGATTTAGATGAAGATGCGAGGCAGATAGCCAATATGAGCGCCCATAACATTCGTCATACTGGTATTACGCACGACATTAATATTAACCGTCGGCCACTGTCCCATGTACAGGCCGATGCCGGCCACGACAGTATTGATACCACCTCTAAATACTTGCATACCAGTCAAGTCGAGCGTCACCAATCGGCCTATGGCAAAGTCATGGATAACCTGGCGGGAATTGATTGA